The following are encoded together in the Kribbella sp. CA-293567 genome:
- a CDS encoding carbohydrate ABC transporter permease produces the protein MAVETLPARTPVRPAPTRSGPTPRWRSKETLAAWLFILPSLIGFLVFTAGPVVAAGVISLLNWNLFSSPTFAGLKNFARLGPDPTFWSALGNTVYFTFVSVPLTILVSLALALLLNQGLRRIAVFRSLLLLPYATITVAVAFVWIWLYIPQDGLVNAVLGWFGISGPAWLISDDWAMPALIAMSVWKSFGFGMVVFLAGLQAIPQQLYEAAKVDGSSAWQTFRSVTLPMLSPSLFFVVVTSIIGSFQVFDQALIMTNGGPGSRTTTLVMYIYRTGFENYDQGYAAAQSLVLFGFIVVITAAQFVLQRRLVHYDN, from the coding sequence AACCCTTCCCGCCCGTACTCCGGTCCGGCCGGCGCCCACCAGGTCCGGTCCGACCCCGCGCTGGCGCAGCAAGGAGACGCTCGCCGCCTGGCTGTTCATCCTGCCCAGCCTGATCGGCTTCCTCGTCTTCACCGCCGGCCCGGTGGTCGCGGCCGGGGTCATCTCGCTGCTGAACTGGAACCTGTTCAGCTCCCCGACCTTCGCCGGGCTGAAGAACTTCGCCCGGCTGGGGCCGGACCCGACGTTCTGGTCGGCGCTCGGCAACACGGTGTACTTCACCTTCGTCAGCGTGCCGCTGACGATCCTGGTCAGCCTCGCGCTGGCGTTGCTGCTCAATCAGGGCCTGCGGCGGATCGCGGTCTTCCGGTCGTTGCTGCTGTTGCCCTACGCAACGATCACGGTGGCGGTGGCGTTCGTCTGGATCTGGCTCTACATCCCGCAGGACGGTCTGGTGAACGCCGTGCTCGGCTGGTTCGGGATCAGCGGGCCGGCCTGGCTGATCAGCGACGACTGGGCGATGCCGGCGCTGATCGCGATGAGTGTCTGGAAGAGCTTCGGCTTCGGCATGGTGGTCTTCCTGGCCGGGTTGCAGGCGATCCCGCAGCAGCTCTACGAGGCGGCGAAGGTGGACGGCAGCTCGGCCTGGCAGACCTTTCGCAGCGTCACGCTGCCGATGCTGTCGCCGTCGCTGTTCTTCGTCGTGGTGACGTCGATCATCGGCTCGTTCCAAGTCTTCGACCAGGCACTGATCATGACGAACGGTGGCCCGGGATCGCGGACCACGACGCTCGTCATGTACATCTACCGGACCGGCTTCGAGAACTACGACCAGGGGTACGCCGCGGCGCAGTCGCTGGTGCTGTTCGGGTTCATCGTCGTCATCACCGCAGCGCAGTTCGTGCTGCAGCGGAGGCTCGTCCACTATGACAACTAA
- a CDS encoding YciI family protein, translating into MVLIYGNPQMWDAMAADGIEGVLDVHREIVAETRASGELLAADGLTTENARVVQVRDGLPAVTDGPFTEAKEVLAGYYLLDCTLERATELAARLPEARYSPVEVRALSRPLDG; encoded by the coding sequence ATGGTGCTGATCTACGGCAACCCGCAGATGTGGGACGCGATGGCGGCCGACGGGATCGAGGGCGTGCTCGACGTCCATCGCGAGATCGTGGCCGAGACGCGCGCCAGTGGCGAGCTGCTGGCGGCGGACGGGCTGACCACCGAGAACGCGCGGGTGGTGCAGGTCAGGGACGGCCTGCCGGCCGTGACGGACGGGCCGTTCACCGAGGCGAAGGAAGTACTGGCGGGCTACTACCTTCTCGACTGCACCCTCGAGCGGGCGACGGAGCTCGCGGCGAGGCTGCCGGAGGCCCGGTACTCCCCCGTCGAGGTGCGGGCACTGTCGCGGCCCCTCGACGGGTGA
- a CDS encoding sugar phosphate isomerase/epimerase family protein, producing the protein MSYHWSVFTKPWSPLPGDELGKLVAGLGFTGAEIPVRDTAYVTPATAEAELPAFTEQLRAEGVEPISIASDLSESAFSACAKAGVPMIRIMAPIGPDGYAASVRRIRLELEAAAPLVGQYGVQVGVQPHHGKFVTSSLGVLQLLDGLPDEFRVVWDAAHDALAGDDPAITLELVRHRLGIVNLKNAKYVEADGGWKTWFGQADEGLSDWAAVFANLKDYTGPICLTGQYSDPSVPVEDRLVSDLATARSLV; encoded by the coding sequence ATGAGCTATCACTGGTCCGTCTTCACCAAGCCCTGGTCGCCACTGCCCGGTGACGAGCTGGGCAAGCTCGTCGCCGGTCTCGGCTTCACCGGTGCCGAGATCCCGGTCCGCGACACCGCCTACGTCACGCCGGCCACAGCCGAGGCTGAGCTGCCGGCCTTCACCGAGCAGCTCCGTGCCGAGGGGGTCGAGCCGATCAGCATCGCGAGCGACCTGTCGGAGAGCGCGTTCTCGGCCTGCGCCAAGGCGGGTGTCCCGATGATCCGCATCATGGCGCCGATCGGTCCGGACGGGTACGCCGCCTCGGTCCGCCGGATCCGCCTGGAGCTCGAGGCCGCGGCGCCGCTGGTCGGGCAGTACGGCGTACAGGTCGGGGTGCAGCCGCACCACGGCAAGTTCGTCACGTCGTCGCTCGGTGTCCTGCAGCTCCTGGACGGGCTGCCCGACGAGTTCAGGGTCGTCTGGGACGCCGCGCACGACGCGCTCGCCGGTGACGACCCCGCGATCACTCTGGAGCTGGTCCGGCACCGGCTCGGCATCGTCAATCTGAAGAACGCCAAGTACGTCGAGGCCGACGGTGGCTGGAAGACCTGGTTCGGTCAGGCGGACGAGGGCCTGTCCGACTGGGCGGCCGTCTTCGCGAACCTGAAGGACTACACCGGCCCGATCTGCCTCACCGGCCAGTACTCCGATCCGTCGGTCCCGGTCGAGGACCGGCTGGTCTCGGACCTGGCTACTGCCCGATCGCTGGTCTGA
- a CDS encoding carbohydrate ABC transporter permease, with protein sequence MSTHTLSRGLNRKAYKPGENPWSVSRMIALLILAFLAATWLVPFGWAVLTSLKSEADAGATNLSLSPPDGFSFDAYRKVLTAGEIPAWAWNSLITSVAITVITVATSALAGYAFSRLDFRGRRWLYAAIIAAIIIPPQLLIVPLFRQMLAFDLVDTYWGIILPQAFAPAMVLILKRFFDQIPRELEEAARVDGANRLRVFWSIVLPLSRPILAAVAIFVFIGAWNNFLWPFIVTTDAGLMTLPVGLQTVKSAYGLQYAQNMASAILAALPLVVVFLFFQRQIIKGIATTGFGGQ encoded by the coding sequence ATGAGCACCCACACGTTGTCGCGGGGCCTCAACAGGAAGGCCTACAAGCCCGGGGAGAACCCCTGGAGCGTCTCGCGGATGATCGCGCTGCTGATCCTGGCGTTCCTGGCCGCGACCTGGCTGGTGCCCTTCGGCTGGGCGGTACTGACGTCGCTCAAGAGCGAGGCCGACGCCGGGGCCACCAACCTCAGCCTGTCGCCGCCCGACGGCTTCAGCTTCGACGCCTACCGCAAGGTGCTGACCGCCGGCGAGATCCCGGCCTGGGCGTGGAACAGCCTGATCACCTCGGTGGCGATCACCGTGATCACCGTCGCGACGTCGGCGCTGGCCGGCTACGCGTTCTCCCGGCTGGACTTCCGCGGCCGTCGCTGGCTGTACGCCGCGATCATCGCGGCGATCATCATCCCGCCGCAGTTGCTGATCGTGCCGTTGTTCCGCCAGATGCTCGCCTTCGACCTGGTGGACACCTATTGGGGAATCATTCTTCCGCAGGCGTTCGCACCCGCGATGGTGCTGATTCTGAAGCGCTTCTTCGACCAGATCCCCAGAGAACTCGAAGAGGCCGCCCGGGTGGACGGCGCGAATCGGTTGCGGGTGTTCTGGTCGATAGTGTTGCCATTGTCACGGCCGATCCTCGCGGCGGTGGCGATCTTCGTCTTCATCGGTGCCTGGAACAACTTTCTCTGGCCGTTCATCGTCACCACCGACGCCGGCCTGATGACGTTGCCGGTCGGCCTGCAGACGGTGAAAAGTGCCTACGGGCTGCAGTATGCGCAGAACATGGCCTCGGCGATCCTGGCCGCCCTGCCACTGGTCGTCGTTTTCCTCTTTTTCCAAAGGCAGATCATCAAGGGGATCGCGACCACCGGTTTCGGCGGGCAGTAG
- a CDS encoding carbohydrate ABC transporter permease: MTRKLVVFACFVVTAVTLVPVVMMVLVAFQSDAESMAAQPSFWPGSWHPENLTRAFELVPLGRYLLNTIIFAAGTTLLETVTAALAAYAFARLDFPGRTWLFGIYLATLMIPSQVTLIPQFVLVAKLQGIDTWPGMILPHAFTALGVFLLRQFFLGIPRDYEEAARLDGANRWQAFVRVIVPLAVPAIATLAVFKFIGQWNNLLWPLVISNSDSTRTAAVGLQVFQDTNGTQWNLLLMAATITTVPLIVLFFLTQRWFVRGITMSGLGGR, encoded by the coding sequence GTGACCCGCAAGCTGGTCGTCTTCGCCTGTTTCGTGGTCACCGCGGTGACCCTGGTGCCGGTGGTGATGATGGTGCTGGTCGCGTTCCAGTCGGATGCGGAGTCGATGGCCGCGCAGCCGTCGTTCTGGCCGGGCAGCTGGCACCCGGAGAACCTGACGCGGGCCTTCGAGCTGGTACCGCTCGGCCGCTATCTGCTCAACACGATCATCTTCGCGGCCGGTACGACGCTGCTGGAGACGGTGACGGCCGCGCTGGCGGCGTACGCGTTCGCACGGCTGGACTTCCCCGGCCGGACCTGGTTGTTCGGGATCTATCTGGCGACCCTGATGATTCCTTCGCAGGTCACGCTGATCCCGCAGTTCGTCCTGGTGGCCAAGCTGCAGGGCATCGACACCTGGCCGGGGATGATCCTGCCGCACGCGTTCACCGCGCTCGGGGTGTTCTTGCTGCGGCAGTTCTTCCTCGGCATCCCGCGCGACTACGAGGAGGCGGCGCGGCTGGACGGTGCGAACCGGTGGCAGGCGTTCGTCCGGGTGATCGTGCCGCTGGCGGTACCGGCGATCGCGACGCTCGCGGTGTTCAAGTTCATCGGTCAGTGGAACAACCTGTTGTGGCCGCTGGTGATCTCCAACAGCGATTCGACCCGTACGGCGGCCGTCGGGCTGCAGGTGTTCCAGGACACCAACGGCACCCAGTGGAACCTGCTGCTGATGGCCGCCACCATCACGACCGTTCCGTTGATCGTGCTGTTCTTCCTGACCCAGCGCTGGTTCGTCCGAGGTATCACCATGAGCGGGCTGGGAGGCCGCTGA
- a CDS encoding extracellular solute-binding protein, with amino-acid sequence MTLFDRPLSRRRLLTGAAAAAGGGLLLGCSPGGGKSADDLSYWHLMSGGDGIVMAGLVDAVNGLGAGFQATQTVLAWGPPYYTKLAMASAGGRAPDVAVMHASRIAGYAPGGLLEPWDTDLLAEFGIHERDFPPLVWQKGRYDGKLYSIALDTHPFVLYYNTELAEKAGVTDALRSVRSPEAFTEVAAKLQRVTGKHGLSYGYLGDGSQMWRLFYTLYRQQNAEMKLVPGRQAEVDEAAAVKALTFVRSLLDDTVASRSGDGGTATSEFLHGESGLFFGGVWELPVLKDAKLPFDAMPIPTLFGTEAAYADSHTFVLPRQSKVSPERRRHVYRMVAEILKRSAKWAEGGGHIPAYQPVIRSPEYQALKPQSNYAGIPQYVNYDPDAWFGGAGSDFHRYFAENVQNVYLGSGDPAAGFGGFVQRLNVLLDRPQPV; translated from the coding sequence ATGACATTGTTCGATCGCCCGTTGTCCCGGCGCCGGCTGCTCACCGGAGCAGCTGCCGCGGCCGGTGGCGGCCTCCTGCTCGGTTGCTCGCCCGGCGGTGGCAAGTCCGCCGACGACCTGAGCTACTGGCACCTGATGAGCGGCGGCGACGGCATCGTGATGGCCGGGCTGGTCGATGCGGTGAACGGTCTCGGCGCCGGCTTCCAGGCGACCCAGACAGTGCTGGCCTGGGGCCCGCCGTACTACACGAAACTCGCAATGGCATCGGCCGGCGGCCGGGCGCCCGACGTCGCGGTCATGCACGCCTCCCGGATCGCGGGGTACGCGCCGGGCGGCCTGCTCGAACCCTGGGACACCGATCTGCTGGCCGAGTTCGGGATCCACGAGCGCGACTTCCCGCCACTGGTCTGGCAGAAGGGCCGCTACGACGGCAAGCTCTACTCGATCGCGCTCGACACCCACCCGTTCGTCCTCTACTACAACACCGAGCTTGCCGAGAAGGCCGGTGTCACGGACGCGTTGCGGTCGGTCAGGTCGCCCGAGGCGTTCACCGAGGTGGCAGCGAAGCTGCAGCGGGTGACCGGCAAGCACGGCCTGTCCTACGGCTATCTCGGCGACGGCTCCCAGATGTGGCGCCTGTTCTACACGCTCTACCGCCAGCAGAACGCCGAGATGAAGCTCGTTCCCGGCCGGCAGGCGGAGGTCGACGAGGCGGCCGCGGTGAAGGCACTGACCTTCGTCCGGTCGCTGCTCGACGACACCGTCGCCTCGCGCAGCGGCGACGGCGGAACGGCGACGAGCGAGTTCCTCCATGGTGAGAGCGGACTGTTCTTCGGCGGCGTCTGGGAGCTGCCGGTCCTCAAGGACGCGAAACTGCCGTTCGACGCGATGCCGATCCCGACCCTGTTCGGCACCGAGGCCGCGTACGCCGACTCGCACACGTTCGTGCTGCCGCGGCAGTCGAAGGTGTCCCCGGAACGCCGCCGGCACGTCTACCGGATGGTGGCGGAGATCCTGAAGCGCTCGGCGAAGTGGGCCGAGGGCGGCGGCCACATCCCGGCGTACCAGCCGGTGATCCGGAGCCCGGAGTACCAGGCGCTGAAACCGCAGTCGAACTACGCCGGCATCCCGCAGTACGTGAACTACGACCCGGACGCCTGGTTCGGCGGTGCCGGCAGCGACTTCCACCGGTACTTCGCGGAGAACGTGCAGAACGTCTACCTGGGCAGCGGCGATCCCGCGGCCGGGTTCGGCGGATTCGTCCAGCGGCTGAACGTGCTGCTCGACCGGCCGCAGCCGGTCTGA
- a CDS encoding carbohydrate ABC transporter permease: MPTAIDSPAAATAVVAEGKLRARRSETLTGWAFAAPFAVLFVLFLVVPAIYGLYLSFTGETLTGANSDLVGFANYTEALTDPDMWRSLGNTLWFTFLSTVPLVVLSLAFALLVNLGLPGRWLWRLSFFLPYLLASTVVVLFWSWMYNPKIGLINGVLAELGIAPVAWLQDPKVAMFSVVITTLWWTIGFNFLLYLAALQNIPEQQFEAAAIDGAGKWRQLFAIVIPQLAPTTALILTLQVLASLKVFDQIYMLTNGGPAGSTRSIVQYIYESGFTGYRFGFSSAISYLFFAIIVLVSLAQYRLLNRRSGR; encoded by the coding sequence ATGCCGACTGCCATCGACAGTCCCGCGGCCGCCACCGCGGTAGTTGCTGAAGGCAAGCTCCGGGCCCGGCGCAGTGAGACGCTGACCGGCTGGGCCTTCGCCGCGCCGTTCGCGGTGCTGTTCGTGCTGTTCCTGGTGGTGCCCGCGATCTACGGGCTGTACCTGAGCTTCACCGGGGAGACGCTGACCGGCGCGAACAGCGATCTGGTCGGCTTCGCGAACTACACCGAGGCGCTGACCGACCCGGACATGTGGCGGTCGCTGGGCAACACGCTGTGGTTCACGTTCCTCAGTACGGTGCCGCTGGTCGTGCTGTCGCTGGCCTTCGCGCTGCTGGTGAACCTGGGGCTGCCGGGCCGCTGGTTGTGGCGGTTGTCGTTCTTCCTGCCGTACCTGCTGGCCTCGACCGTCGTCGTGCTGTTCTGGTCCTGGATGTACAACCCGAAGATCGGCCTGATCAACGGCGTCCTGGCCGAGCTCGGGATCGCGCCGGTGGCCTGGCTGCAGGACCCGAAGGTGGCGATGTTCTCGGTGGTGATCACCACCTTGTGGTGGACCATCGGCTTCAACTTCCTGCTCTACCTGGCCGCGCTGCAGAACATCCCCGAGCAGCAGTTCGAGGCGGCCGCCATCGACGGCGCCGGCAAGTGGCGGCAGCTGTTCGCGATCGTGATCCCGCAACTGGCGCCGACCACCGCGCTGATCCTCACCCTGCAGGTGCTCGCGTCGCTGAAGGTCTTCGACCAGATCTACATGCTCACCAACGGCGGCCCGGCCGGATCCACCCGGTCGATCGTGCAGTACATCTACGAGTCCGGCTTCACCGGCTACCGGTTCGGGTTCTCCTCGGCGATCTCGTACCTGTTCTTCGCCATCATCGTGCTGGTGTCGCTGGCGCAGTACCGACTTCTCAACCGCCGGAGTGGCCGATGA